The following coding sequences are from one Zonotrichia albicollis isolate bZonAlb1 chromosome 13, bZonAlb1.hap1, whole genome shotgun sequence window:
- the LOC102068353 gene encoding carbohydrate sulfotransferase 4 isoform X1: MHCCLFDCLEACVPQQRTCVWATLLESGLVMLHKNLLRYLAIMVKSRRVQVLLILVVLSFLLIHFLPCSNDAHMEEKPSPVHILILSSWRSGSSFTGQIFSQHPSVFYLMEPAWHVWVKMYQSSAKVLHMAVRDLVRSVFLCDMSVFDAYMSSQKKKSDLFQWETSRALCSPPACDSFRRSDIITADNCKTICGKYPFSKVEEACKTYSHVAIKEVRFFDLKVLYPLLTDPSLNLKIIHLVRDPRAVFRSRENTVQELKHDSNIVVGFQKAKGEMGPYNTMQVICKSHVEIYKAGSQAAPSFLKDRYLLVRYEDIVRDPLARAAEMYRFAELHFTPELQKWVHNITHGKGDGARAFDIGSRDALRVSQAWRNALPFQKIEKVQNVCKDAMDLLGYRLVQTEEEQKNMSLDLLFAQNSSEYQILKAEKLVS; this comes from the coding sequence gtaccttgcaATCATGGTGAAGTCTAGAAGAGTGCAGGTGCTCCTGATTCTGGTAGTTCTGTCCTTCCTTCTTATCCACTTCCTACCCTGCAGCAACGATGCCCATATGGAAGAAAAACCTTCTCCTGTCCACATCCTCATTCTCTCCTCCTGGCGGTCAGGATCCTCCTTCACTGGACAAATCTTCAGCCAGCATCCCAGTGTCTTCTACCTGATGGAGCCTGCATGGCACGTGTGGGTTAAGATGTACCAGAGCAGTGCCAAAGTCTTACACATGGCAGTGCGGGACTTAGTCAGGTCGGTCTTTCTGTGTGACATGTCTGTGTTTGATGCTTACATGTCTAGCCAGAAGAAAAAGTCTGATTTATTTCAGTGGGAGACAAGCCGAGCCTTGTGCTCCCCACCTGCCTGTGACTCATTCCGTCGCAGTGACATAATCACTGCAGACAATTGCAAAACCATCTGTGGCAAGTACCCATTCAGCAAGGTGGAGGAAGCTTGTAAAACCTATAGCCACGTTGCCATCAAGGAAGTTAGGTTCTTTGACCTGAAAGTTCTCTATCCCCTTCTCACCGATCCATCCCTGAACCTCAAAATAATTCACTTGGTACGTGATCCTCGGGCTGTGTTCAGGTCCCGAGAGAATACAGTGCAAGAACTGAAACACGACAGTAACATTGTTGTGGGGTTTCAGAAGGCAAAGGGAGAAATGGGGCCCTACAACACCATGCAGGTAATCTGCAAAAGCCACGTTGAGATATACAAGGCAGGAAgtcaggctgctccaagcttcCTGAAAGACCGGTATCTGCTGGTTCGCTATGAAGACATTGTCAGAGACCCTCTAGCAAGGGCTGCTGAGATGTACAGGTTTGCAGAACTCCATTTCACACCAGAGCTTCAGAAGTGGGTCCACAACATCACCCATGGAAAAGGTGATGGAGCACGGGCCTTTGATATTGGGTCAAGAGATGCACTGAGAGTATCCCAGGCCTGGAGAAACGCACTTCCCTTccagaaaatagaaaaagtgCAAAATGTGTGCAAAGATGCAATGGATTTGCTGGGCTACCGGCTTGTTCAGACTGAAGAAGAGCAGAAAAATATGTCTCTGGATCTTTTGTTTGCCCAGAACTCCTCTGAGTATCAAATTTTGAAGGCAGAAAAGCTGGTCTCTTAA
- the LOC102068353 gene encoding carbohydrate sulfotransferase 4 isoform X2 has product MVKSRRVQVLLILVVLSFLLIHFLPCSNDAHMEEKPSPVHILILSSWRSGSSFTGQIFSQHPSVFYLMEPAWHVWVKMYQSSAKVLHMAVRDLVRSVFLCDMSVFDAYMSSQKKKSDLFQWETSRALCSPPACDSFRRSDIITADNCKTICGKYPFSKVEEACKTYSHVAIKEVRFFDLKVLYPLLTDPSLNLKIIHLVRDPRAVFRSRENTVQELKHDSNIVVGFQKAKGEMGPYNTMQVICKSHVEIYKAGSQAAPSFLKDRYLLVRYEDIVRDPLARAAEMYRFAELHFTPELQKWVHNITHGKGDGARAFDIGSRDALRVSQAWRNALPFQKIEKVQNVCKDAMDLLGYRLVQTEEEQKNMSLDLLFAQNSSEYQILKAEKLVS; this is encoded by the coding sequence ATGGTGAAGTCTAGAAGAGTGCAGGTGCTCCTGATTCTGGTAGTTCTGTCCTTCCTTCTTATCCACTTCCTACCCTGCAGCAACGATGCCCATATGGAAGAAAAACCTTCTCCTGTCCACATCCTCATTCTCTCCTCCTGGCGGTCAGGATCCTCCTTCACTGGACAAATCTTCAGCCAGCATCCCAGTGTCTTCTACCTGATGGAGCCTGCATGGCACGTGTGGGTTAAGATGTACCAGAGCAGTGCCAAAGTCTTACACATGGCAGTGCGGGACTTAGTCAGGTCGGTCTTTCTGTGTGACATGTCTGTGTTTGATGCTTACATGTCTAGCCAGAAGAAAAAGTCTGATTTATTTCAGTGGGAGACAAGCCGAGCCTTGTGCTCCCCACCTGCCTGTGACTCATTCCGTCGCAGTGACATAATCACTGCAGACAATTGCAAAACCATCTGTGGCAAGTACCCATTCAGCAAGGTGGAGGAAGCTTGTAAAACCTATAGCCACGTTGCCATCAAGGAAGTTAGGTTCTTTGACCTGAAAGTTCTCTATCCCCTTCTCACCGATCCATCCCTGAACCTCAAAATAATTCACTTGGTACGTGATCCTCGGGCTGTGTTCAGGTCCCGAGAGAATACAGTGCAAGAACTGAAACACGACAGTAACATTGTTGTGGGGTTTCAGAAGGCAAAGGGAGAAATGGGGCCCTACAACACCATGCAGGTAATCTGCAAAAGCCACGTTGAGATATACAAGGCAGGAAgtcaggctgctccaagcttcCTGAAAGACCGGTATCTGCTGGTTCGCTATGAAGACATTGTCAGAGACCCTCTAGCAAGGGCTGCTGAGATGTACAGGTTTGCAGAACTCCATTTCACACCAGAGCTTCAGAAGTGGGTCCACAACATCACCCATGGAAAAGGTGATGGAGCACGGGCCTTTGATATTGGGTCAAGAGATGCACTGAGAGTATCCCAGGCCTGGAGAAACGCACTTCCCTTccagaaaatagaaaaagtgCAAAATGTGTGCAAAGATGCAATGGATTTGCTGGGCTACCGGCTTGTTCAGACTGAAGAAGAGCAGAAAAATATGTCTCTGGATCTTTTGTTTGCCCAGAACTCCTCTGAGTATCAAATTTTGAAGGCAGAAAAGCTGGTCTCTTAA